Within the Thermanaeromonas toyohensis ToBE genome, the region GGGCAGGGATGTAAGCTATGCCGGGTATCCTTTAAAGGTTGCGGAAATCTTAGCAGCTTTTCCTGGGGCAGCTTACGTTGCGCGCGTTTCCCTCCATGATCCAGGAGAGATAGCTAAAGCGAGGAAAGCCTTGCTTAAGGCCTTTAAGACCCAATTAGAAGGGAAAGGATTTTCCTTAGTTGAGATTTTATCGAGTTGCCCTACCAACTGGGGGATGACACCGAAAGAGGCATTAAAATGGGTAGAAGAACATATGGTACCTTACTACCCGCTGGGAGAATTTAAGGGTTAAAAGCTTTTAAGGGGTGAAAGAAATTGGGCCAGGAGATAATTATAGCTGGTTTTGGAGGCCAGGGGATAATGGCTATGGGGAGTTTGCTAGCCTATGCCAGTATGCTAGAAAAAAAGAAAGTGTCCTGGCTACCCTCTTATGGTCCTGAAATGCGAGGAGGCACAGCCAATTGCACGGTGGTCATTTCTGAAGAAGAGATTGGCTCTCCAGTAGTAGCAGAGCCTACAGCCGTTATTGCTATGAATAGGCCCTCCTTAGATAAATTTGAACCCCTTTTAAGGCCAGGGGGGTTCTTATTTATTAATACTTCTCTTATTGATCGCGAGGCAAAGCGTCAAGATGTAAAAGTCGTACAGGTCCCAGCCACTACCATTGCTGGCGAACTCGGGAATTTAAAGGTGGCTAATATGGTTATGCTGGGGGCCTTTGTTAAAGTAACTGGGGTTGTAAGGTTTGACACCCTGCTTCTGGCTTTACAGAAGGCTCTGCCTGAGCGACACCGCCATCTTATTCCCCTAAATGAACAGGCTTTAAAGCGCGGCGCGAGTTTATGAGGTTTGTTGACAGGGTATAGCTTTTATGCTAAATTAGGTTAGGTATGCTACAGGCCAAAATG harbors:
- a CDS encoding 2-oxoacid:acceptor oxidoreductase family protein, encoding MGQEIIIAGFGGQGIMAMGSLLAYASMLEKKKVSWLPSYGPEMRGGTANCTVVISEEEIGSPVVAEPTAVIAMNRPSLDKFEPLLRPGGFLFINTSLIDREAKRQDVKVVQVPATTIAGELGNLKVANMVMLGAFVKVTGVVRFDTLLLALQKALPERHRHLIPLNEQALKRGASL